A portion of the Diprion similis isolate iyDipSimi1 chromosome 4, iyDipSimi1.1, whole genome shotgun sequence genome contains these proteins:
- the LOC124405123 gene encoding sodium/potassium-transporting ATPase subunit beta-1-interacting protein isoform X2 — protein sequence MGICSRRHFLLTICILQLITTIERQVFDSLGFMWAPILVNFFNIIFVILGFFGAFQYRPKYIIVYCVWNVLWLGWNIFLICFYLSVGILDKDSDVLNLGTGSFSWWYANGPGCKPKYNVTVQEESSRPPKPNVTDCILDYQVIEVFHAGTQCLLALMATVGGICLSRVFLEEDDSFDFVGGGDFGLAGHTPLHPMYVSYSALPPPPYNNSNTKSLNTNKSGWSGTAGSSQRSLNRSDNHRHAKNSDMMVFNTSTARSRNASSRNNTVRSNKSNLSAVRNVVDRDNASRHNVEYPIDYSNPLDYLQRSVSPCDEYDSLDGAAKGRYQKSKHYYPHSSKYSPVVSAKMRPTRTVANKQHRNSYKPRIFTDHVREQPLRSFYSDPRLAVEVNDTTDTQNRAKSSKRESRPLSLYGNNF from the exons ATGGGAATTTGTAGCAGAAGGCACTTTCTACTGACAATATGCATCCTTCAGCTT ATCACAACAATAGAGCGTCAGGTGTTCGACTCACTTGGTTTCATGTGGGCACCGATActggtcaattttttcaacatcataTTTGTTATTCTCGGATTTTTTGGAGCGTTTCAGTATAGGCCTAAATACATTATTGTG TATTGTGTATGGAACGTACTCTGGCTTGGGTGGAACATATTCTTGATATGTTTTTATCTCAGTGTTGGAATTTTGGACAAG GATAGCGATGTCCTCAATCTGGGCACTGGTAGCTTTTCCTGGTGGTATGCTAATGGGCCGGGATGCAAGCCTAAGTACAATGTAACGGTACAAGAAGAATCATCCAGGCCACCAAAACCCAATGTTACTGACTGTATCTTGGATTATCAAGTCATCGAAGTTTTTCATGCAGGAACGCAATGTCTTTTGGCG CTGATGGCGACAGTGGGTGGAATTTGCTTGAGTCGGGTTTTTCTTGAGGAAGATGATAGCT TTGACTTTGTCGGAGGTGGTGACTTTGGGTTGGCTGGCCACACGCCGTTACATCCCATGTACGTCAGCTATTCGGCTCTTCCGCCGCCACCCTATAATAATTCTAACACGAAAAGTTTGAACACTAATAAAAGCGGCTGGTCAGGTACCGCGGGAAGTTCGCAGCGATCTTTAAACCGCTCGGATAATCATCGTCACGCTAAGAACAGCGATATGATGGTGTTTAACACGTCGACTGCGCGAAGTAGAAACGCATCGTCTAGAAATAACACTGTCAGAAGTAACAAGAGTAATTTATCAGCTGTAAGAAACGTCGTTGACAGGGATAACGCATCCAGACATAACGTAGAGTATCCCATCGATTATTCAAATCCCCTAGATTACTTGCAGAGGTCTGTGTCACCCTGCGACGAGTATGATTCTTTAGACGGCGCTGCCAAGGGTAGATATCAAAAAAGCAAACACTATTATCCGCATTCATCAAAATACAGCCCAGTCGTATCGGCTAAAATGAGGCCTACTCGTACCGTAGCTAATAAACAGCACAGAAATTCTTACAAGCCTCGGATTTTTACTGATCACGTTCGCGAGCAGCCTCTAAGATCGTTTTATTCTGACCCTAGGCTAGCCGTTGAAGTAAACGATACGACTGACACGCAGAACAGAGCAAAGAGTTCCAAGAGAGAAAGTCGGCCGTTGTCATTGTATGGGAATAATTTTTAG
- the LOC124405123 gene encoding uncharacterized protein LOC124405123 isoform X1, producing MGICSRRHFLLTICILQLITTIERQVFDSLGFMWAPILVNFFNIIFVILGFFGAFQYRPKYIIVYCVWNVLWLGWNIFLICFYLSVGILDKDSDVLNLGTGSFSWWYANGPGCKPKYNVTVQEESSRPPKPNVTDCILDYQVIEVFHAGTQCLLALMATVGGICLSRVFLEEDDSSVQTKDKKSKKKKQPRPLYSIEYSQPEPSTNDENISPKPMTPRRVKRRSVISRDGTRRSSRRSSVRQSRRKNPVNRIIDQQENLYANTQPSNLTNQNVNSLSHEPLNYDRISNTWDRDRTRNSKWQPEAVNMAISVPTLWNQDSNYSNTNPTTETANQNWDVNATSTRNLTDNWRSTEANMQWQGQSNPTFQQTSTQSLNGEDLDDVYSNRPASARSSYSNYHGVRATPQVPSRTDIVRQSQRQFVLSGPPAYQDTVI from the exons ATGGGAATTTGTAGCAGAAGGCACTTTCTACTGACAATATGCATCCTTCAGCTT ATCACAACAATAGAGCGTCAGGTGTTCGACTCACTTGGTTTCATGTGGGCACCGATActggtcaattttttcaacatcataTTTGTTATTCTCGGATTTTTTGGAGCGTTTCAGTATAGGCCTAAATACATTATTGTG TATTGTGTATGGAACGTACTCTGGCTTGGGTGGAACATATTCTTGATATGTTTTTATCTCAGTGTTGGAATTTTGGACAAG GATAGCGATGTCCTCAATCTGGGCACTGGTAGCTTTTCCTGGTGGTATGCTAATGGGCCGGGATGCAAGCCTAAGTACAATGTAACGGTACAAGAAGAATCATCCAGGCCACCAAAACCCAATGTTACTGACTGTATCTTGGATTATCAAGTCATCGAAGTTTTTCATGCAGGAACGCAATGTCTTTTGGCG CTGATGGCGACAGTGGGTGGAATTTGCTTGAGTCGGGTTTTTCTTGAGGAAGATGATAGCT CAGTACAAACTAAAGATaagaagagtaaaaagaaaaagcagcCAAGGCCGTTATACAGCATCGAGTATTCTCAACCGGAGCCATCGACGAATGACGAAAACATATCCCCAAAGCCAATGACACCCAGGAGAGTAAAACGTCGCTCTGTGATATCAAGGGACGGAACACGGAGATCAAGTCGAAGGAGTTCGGTGCGTCAATCGCGGCGCAAGAATCCGGTCAACAGAATAATAGACCAGCAAGAAAATCTCTACGCCAATACACAGCCGAGTAATTTGACAAACCAAAATGTGAACTCGCTGTCTCACGAACCGCTGAACTATGACAGGATCTCCAACACTTGGGATAGAGACAGGACTAGGAATTCAAAATGGCAACCCGAGGCTGTTAACATGGCAATTTCGGTGCCCACTTTGTGGAACCAGGACTCGAACTACTCGAATACTAATCCGACCACTGAAACGGCCAACCAGAATTGGGACGTTAATGCAACGTCAACGAGGAACCTGACTGACAATTGGCGCTCGACCGAGGCTAACATGCAGTGGCAGGGCCAGAGCAATCCAACTTTTCAACAAACGAGTACGCAAAGCCTGAACGGGGAGGATTTGGACGATGTTTACAGCAACAGACCTGCCAGCGCCAGGTCCAGCTATAGCAATTATCATGGGGTCAGAGCTACG